Proteins found in one Calypte anna isolate BGI_N300 chromosome 10, bCalAnn1_v1.p, whole genome shotgun sequence genomic segment:
- the FBXO22 gene encoding F-box only protein 22, whose amino-acid sequence MEAPGKGAFVLGNLAEVVERVLGFLPTKALLRAACVCRLWRECARRILRAQQRVAWVAALEPGPADSHALLRALARELEQVQVLPQTVLYIADAGTFRGHEECHEQKRARKRNGNETALALEKLLPKRCQVLGLVTPGIVVTPMGSSSNQPQEIEEGEAGFALLFPKIDGVKIHTFHFSKDLKTRVFDESKFAEAGLKNNPDLRVVLLFGYNSWKPGATRFLHQIVNPLNEKSIILAGGQVESFTSLISENTSAQPGDACGVVGLAFSGPQIQSATVLLDQDVADERTAEAAMQRLKAANIPEHNTLGFMFACVGRGYRHYKTKRNMEADAFRKFFPNVPLFGFFGHGEIGCDRIVTGNFVLRECNDIKDDLLHGYTTVMTLVHLGSAKANQL is encoded by the exons ATGGAGGCCCCCGGGAAAGGCGCCTTCGTCCTCGGCAACCTGGCCGAGGTGGTGGAGCGCGTCCTGGGCTTCCTGCCCACCAAAGCGTTGCTGCGCGCCGCTTG CGTGTGCCGGCTCTGGCGGGAGTGCGCCCGGCGGATCCTGCGGGCTCAGCAGAGGGTGGCCTGGGTGGCGGCGCTGGAGCCGGGCCCTGCCGATAGCCACGCACTGCTCCGCGCCCTGGCCCGCGAActggag CAGGTGCAGGTGCTGCCCCAGACCGTGCTCTACATCGCGGACGCGGGGACCTTCAGGGGACACGAGGAGTGCCACGAGCAGAAGAGAG ccaggaaaagaaatggcaatGAAACAGCCCTTGCACTTGAGAAGCTGCTGCCCAAGAGGTGCCAGGTTCTGGGGCTTGTCACACCTGGGATTGTAG TTACCCCCATGGGCTCCAGCAGCAATCAGCCTCAGGAAATTGAAGAGGGGGAAGCTGGGTTTGCTCTCTTGTTTCCCAAGATCGATGGGGTGAAAATCCATACCTTCCATTTTTCTAAAGACTTGAAGACCAGGGTCTTTGATGAAAGCAAGTTTGCAGAAGCAG GTCTGAAGAATAACCCAGATCTCCGGGTGGTTCTTCTGTTTGGCTACAACTCCTGGAAGCCTGGAGCAACTCGATTTCTTCATCAAATAGTCAATCCCTTGAATGAGAAAAGCATCATCCTTGCTGGGGGACAAGTGGAGAGCTTTACATCACTGATCTCTGAGAA TACCAGTGCCCAGCCCGGGGATGCCTGTGGGGTGGTTGGCCTGGCTTTCAGTGGGCCCCAGATCCAGAGTGCCACGGTCCTGCTGGACCAGGACGTGGCCGACGAGCGGACAGCGGAAGCCGCCATGCAGCGCCTCAAGGCCGCAAACATCCCCGAGCACAACACCCTGGGCTTCATGTTTGCCTGTGTTGGCAGGGGGTACAGGCactacaaaaccaaaaggaacaTGGAAGCTGATGCCTTCAGGAAGTTCTTCCCCAACGTTCCcctctttggcttttttggaCACGGGGAAATAGGGTGTGATCGGATAGTGACCGGGAATTTTGTGCTCAGGGAGTGCAACGACATCAAGGATGACCTGCTCCACGGGTACACTACTGTAATGACTCTTGTTCATCTTGGTTCAGCTAAAGCAAACCAGCTCTAA